CGTGACACCTGGATTTTTATACCTTATTCCTTCATTTACTACGCACGGATATGTTTGTGACGGTCCATTCGTTCTCTATTATATTCATGTTTATGACGAACAGCACATATTCGATCGGTTGAATTTTCCGTTTAAGGTGGAGGCCGGTAAACTGGAAGCCTTGCTTGTGAAACGCTTGCTGGCAATCAACCCGGATAGGGAACTGACACGTTACGATCCCGGAACATATGATAATCCACCTACTTTGATGCAGAATATAGCCCATAGTTCCCAATTTCCTTTTTATACAATTGTTGAAACCAAGGGGATTTTGCTCCAGTTGTTTTCCCATTTCCTGGTTCGGGCTACTTTTAAGCAGAATATAACCGATAAAAGGATATTAAAAGTAGTACGATATATCAGGGAACATATCCATCAAGCTATAAAAATACAGGAGTTATCCGCGCTTTGCTGTCTTTCGGATGATCATTTTATCCGTATATTTAAAAAAGAACTGAAATGTACGCCTATGGAATATATTAATCAACGGAAGATAGAAAGGACACAGCTCATGTTATTGATTGATGAAAAACCGGTAAAGGAAATTGCTTATTCTCTTTCGTTTGAAAATGTTTCCTATTTCAATCGTCTTTTTAAAAAATATACGCAACTAACTCCCAATCAGTATCGGGAAAAATTAATCCAGGGAAAGAACCGGATGCTTTTGTGAATTTACTGTTAAAGTAGATAAAAATAGCATGACAATGTGACTTAAGAAAACAATAAACAGCACTAATTGCTTATTTTCCGGACGACCGGTAAAAGTTACGGTTCGATTTCACCAGGCTTACTGCAAACAATACAATATTTTTAGTTTCCGTCAGGATGTTCAGGTAAAGCACACTATTACGTGTTGAGACTTCTTGCTTTTTGATCCTTTTCAATTGCTTTTTCTGCAAATTATCAATCAAATTCAATATAACTACTTTCTTTTTGCGGATATCTTCCAGATCATCGTACCGGCGGTTTTTCAGCACATGCAAAATCATATTGAAAAATATGGCCATTTCATCATTTAATTCTGTCAATTCTTTCATCTGTACAGGAATAAATGGAGAATGGTTATTATCCAAATATTCAAAAGCAGGTTTATAAATAAACAAAATACTATTGGCTATTTCCCGGGATGAATCTGCTACCTGTACATAGAACTGGCTCGATTCCAATGCATCCCCCTGCAATTTAGCAATGACTTTATAAACATTATTCCTAAGGTCTTTTGTATGTTTATTTAAATCATGTACTTCATCACTCATTCCCTTTAATGCCTTCCTTTTATTATCCAAAAAGTTACTAAGTATCAGATAATATAGTTTTGATGCAGCAATAGTCATAGAAACAATCTGTTCGTTACTGCTTTCAAAAACACGCGAAGAGGTAACACTCTTAGCATTCAATAACCCAACATCCTTCTTTTTCTTGTTCTCTTTTTCCTGTTCTTTTGCTTTCCTTTCCGATAAAAAGAGGGAACGGAACATAAAATAAAGTACAATGGCCACGAAGATTGAAAATGTGACCCATTTTCCCCAAATCAATAACGAGGTTATGATACAGGATAGTGTCAGCGCCGAAATAGCCGTAATAAACCATCCGCCTATTACTGTAATTACTCCTGTGATCCGGTATACTGCGGTTTCCCTGTCCCAGGCCCGGTCTGCCAATGAACTCCCCATTGCCACCATAAAAGTCACATAAGTTGTAGATAAGGGCAGTTTCAATGATGTAGCAGAAGCAATAAGGATACTGGCAACTACCAGATTTACAGATGCCCTTACCTGATCAAAAGCAACATCTTCATCCGACCTCCTCTTCTGAAAACGCCGGTCTATCTTTTTTTGCCATCTCTTAGGAACAATTCTTTCAAAAAAACCGGAAGCATTCAATGTTCCACGAACCAATGTTCGTGCCAGCAAAGTTGAATCAAACTGCTCCTCCCCTGCCGTATCCTGACGACTCAGGTTGATTGTTGTATCGATCACCTTACGGGCCCGTCTCGAAAATGCCAGAGTAACCGCCATGATCAAACCGGCAATCAATAAGAAAATAGTCGGTGTTTTCACAGCCTCATTCAGTGAACTCATCACCAAACTATTATCTGCAACCCCAGAAGATGCATATACTTTATATGATTCCAAACCAGCCAAAGGCACCCCTATAAAATTTACCAGGTCATTCCCGGCAAAAGCCATAGCCAATGCAAATGTGCCGACAAGTATCACTATTTTTAAAACATTGGTCTTGAAAGCCCACATGAGCAGTTGTAAGATAATGGTCCACAAAACAAAATTACCTATCAGCAACTGCCAGTTATGGGTATTGATCCACTCCAGGTATTCCGGTTTCATAAATGAAGCACCTTTTGCTCCTTTCATGATCATGAAATAAATAATAGAAGTAATAGCTATTCCTCCGAATAATGACCCGAAGTACTTATATGTTTTGCGGTAATTAAAAGTAAAGATAAAACGAACCACCCATTGTATCAGGGAACCGGAAACAAACGCCACAACAACAGATATCAATATCCCGCTAATAATGGCCAATGCTTTGGCTGTATTTATATACTCCCCTAATGCAGCATAGCCTTCGCCAGCCTGGGTCAACTTGAATATAGCCATCGCCAGGGATGCGCCTAGCAGATCAAAAATAATGGATACTGTGGTAGAAGTTGGTAATCCCAGACCATTAAATATATCAAGTAAAATGACATCGGATATCATTACCCCGACAAAGATCCACATGATCTCATTAAAATAAAATTTACTCGGGTTGAAAATACCATTTCGCGCAATATCCATCATTCCGCTTGAAAATGTCGCTCCTAGTACAATTCCAAGGCAAGCGACAATCATAATTGTACGGTACGATGCGACCTTAGAACCTATGGCGGAATTAAGAAAATTAGAAGCATCATTACTCACCCCGACCATCAGGTCAAACACAGCAAACAGCAATAAAACCCCAACAAGAATAATGTATACTTGGTCCATAATTTATGATATATTTAAGCTACAAAAATACGTCCCGTCATTTTTTCCAATGTTAAATAATTGTTAAGATATTGTAAATTTTACCCCATTAACTATTGTAATCTTAACAAGAAATTCATAACTTTGTTATAATTAGGTTAACATATGCACAAAACACCCGGATCATGATCAATCAATGGCTTCATGAAGCACTGTATTCAATGGAAATAAATACCACAACAGCTACATTCAGACTGGTATTTAGTTTAATAGTCGGCGGCATTATCGGATTGGAACGACGCTGGAGGCAACAACCGGCTGGTTTCCGGACCCATATTTTAATCTGTTTGGCTGCGACTTTACTAATGATGTTATCTATATACATTCCACAACAATATGAAGATTTTAAAAACGGGGATCCCGGCAGGATTGCCGCACAAATCATTACAGGTGTAGGCTTCTTAGGGGCCGGAGCCATTATCAAAATCGGGTCCAATATCCGCGGACTAACAACGGCGGCGTCCATCTGGCTGATCTCAGCCATCGGTATGGGAATCGGCGCCGGACTATACCTTATATCGGGCATTGTTGCGTTCCTTATGCTATTTATCTTAATCGTCCTTGAAAGGTTTGAAAAACGAATAATACCGGATTATACAACCAGGATATTATCCGTAATCACAGAGAGCCGGACTGTCAGTTCAGACAAGATCCTCAGTATCCTAAAACACTATCCCCTTTCGGTAGTCAATGTCGATATTCACCACAGTTTTAGTAAAGTGACGACCGAAATGAACTTTACAATATCTTTTAAAAATAATTTGCCCATAGACAATATTATTGACGCTATTGGAGAGATCGAACAGGTAAAGATGGTCAATCTACTCTGACTTTTCGGGCAAAATCCGTACATTTGTCGCTTCATTTATTCTTCATGCACCACAATAAAAAGCGTAAAATCGTCAACGACCCGGTATATGGTTTTATCAACATACCATATCCGATACTATATGACTTGATGGAGCATCCTTATTTTCAAAGATTAAGACGCATCAAGCAACTCGGACTAACCAGCCTCGTGTATCCGGGCGCCAACCATACACGTTTTCAACATGCACTGGGGTCGATGCACCTGATGGAAGAAGCGATAAAAACGCTCCGTTCGAAAGGATTGGATATTACCGAAAGCGAATCGGAAGCAGCCCTGATCGCTATTTTACTGCACGACATTGGTCATGGTCCTTATTCCCATGCTTTGGAACATACGGTAGTGGAGAATGTGTCTCATGAAACGATATCCTTACTTTTCATGCAGGAACTGAATAACCAATTCAACGGAAAACTCGATCTGGCTATTGATATATTCCAAAAAAAATATCCAAAAAAATATCTGTGCCAGCTAGTTTCCAGCCAGTTGGATATGGACCGGCTGGACTATCTCAGGCGCGACAGTTTTTTTACAGGGGTCACTGAGGGAATTATCGGATCTGACCGGATCATCAAAATGCTTCATGTTTACCAGGATGAATTGGTCATCGAAGCAAAAGGTATCTATTCCATTGAAAAATTCCTACTGGCCCGGCGATTAATGTACTGGCAGGTATACCTTCATAAAACCGTAATCTCAGCAGATCAGCTATTATTAAGTATTTTAAGAAGGGCAAAACAACTCATACACTCCGGGATAGAAATTTTCACTACTCCCGACCTACATTATTTCCTTTATGATTCTACTTCCTTAGAAACAAAACAAAAACCGTCGGAAATGCTCCATCATTATGCCAACCTGGATGATAATGATATAGCGATCGCTATTAAAATGTGGTCTTCTCACGAAGACCCGGTACTATCAAAATTATCAGACAAGTTATTGAACCGGACTTTGTTTCGTATTGAAATACAAAATGAACCCTTTTCAGCCGATCATATTGCTCATATGCGGAAACAAGTGGCCAGACATTATCAGTTCAGTGAAAGCGATGCTGATTTCTTTGTCTGTTCTGGTATATTATCCAATCATGCATACAATAGCAATAATACCGGAGAAAGTATCCTCGCTATGCAACAAGGTAGACCGGTTGATATTACGGAAGCTTCCGATTTAGATAATCTATTCGGGATGTCAAAAATAGTGGAGAAATATTTTTTATGCTACCCAAAAGATTTGAAATAAAGATATACACGATACAAAAGGGGCATAAATGATTTTTTTTTTGTGAAAAAGCATGTAGCTTTGTAGATCAATCAAAATATGAAAC
This Bacteroidales bacterium DNA region includes the following protein-coding sequences:
- a CDS encoding AraC family transcriptional regulator; the protein is MNKKENLNLILLNIGRAVHNADWNWKGVNSPFARIYFVESGSAKVIIGDKLLAVTPGFLYLIPSFTTHGYVCDGPFVLYYIHVYDEQHIFDRLNFPFKVEAGKLEALLVKRLLAINPDRELTRYDPGTYDNPPTLMQNIAHSSQFPFYTIVETKGILLQLFSHFLVRATFKQNITDKRILKVVRYIREHIHQAIKIQELSALCCLSDDHFIRIFKKELKCTPMEYINQRKIERTQLMLLIDEKPVKEIAYSLSFENVSYFNRLFKKYTQLTPNQYREKLIQGKNRMLL
- a CDS encoding inorganic phosphate transporter, with amino-acid sequence MDQVYIILVGVLLLFAVFDLMVGVSNDASNFLNSAIGSKVASYRTIMIVACLGIVLGATFSSGMMDIARNGIFNPSKFYFNEIMWIFVGVMISDVILLDIFNGLGLPTSTTVSIIFDLLGASLAMAIFKLTQAGEGYAALGEYINTAKALAIISGILISVVVAFVSGSLIQWVVRFIFTFNYRKTYKYFGSLFGGIAITSIIYFMIMKGAKGASFMKPEYLEWINTHNWQLLIGNFVLWTIILQLLMWAFKTNVLKIVILVGTFALAMAFAGNDLVNFIGVPLAGLESYKVYASSGVADNSLVMSSLNEAVKTPTIFLLIAGLIMAVTLAFSRRARKVIDTTINLSRQDTAGEEQFDSTLLARTLVRGTLNASGFFERIVPKRWQKKIDRRFQKRRSDEDVAFDQVRASVNLVVASILIASATSLKLPLSTTYVTFMVAMGSSLADRAWDRETAVYRITGVITVIGGWFITAISALTLSCIITSLLIWGKWVTFSIFVAIVLYFMFRSLFLSERKAKEQEKENKKKKDVGLLNAKSVTSSRVFESSNEQIVSMTIAASKLYYLILSNFLDNKRKALKGMSDEVHDLNKHTKDLRNNVYKVIAKLQGDALESSQFYVQVADSSREIANSILFIYKPAFEYLDNNHSPFIPVQMKELTELNDEMAIFFNMILHVLKNRRYDDLEDIRKKKVVILNLIDNLQKKQLKRIKKQEVSTRNSVLYLNILTETKNIVLFAVSLVKSNRNFYRSSGK
- a CDS encoding MgtC/SapB family protein encodes the protein MINQWLHEALYSMEINTTTATFRLVFSLIVGGIIGLERRWRQQPAGFRTHILICLAATLLMMLSIYIPQQYEDFKNGDPGRIAAQIITGVGFLGAGAIIKIGSNIRGLTTAASIWLISAIGMGIGAGLYLISGIVAFLMLFILIVLERFEKRIIPDYTTRILSVITESRTVSSDKILSILKHYPLSVVNVDIHHSFSKVTTEMNFTISFKNNLPIDNIIDAIGEIEQVKMVNLL
- a CDS encoding HD domain-containing protein, producing the protein MHHNKKRKIVNDPVYGFINIPYPILYDLMEHPYFQRLRRIKQLGLTSLVYPGANHTRFQHALGSMHLMEEAIKTLRSKGLDITESESEAALIAILLHDIGHGPYSHALEHTVVENVSHETISLLFMQELNNQFNGKLDLAIDIFQKKYPKKYLCQLVSSQLDMDRLDYLRRDSFFTGVTEGIIGSDRIIKMLHVYQDELVIEAKGIYSIEKFLLARRLMYWQVYLHKTVISADQLLLSILRRAKQLIHSGIEIFTTPDLHYFLYDSTSLETKQKPSEMLHHYANLDDNDIAIAIKMWSSHEDPVLSKLSDKLLNRTLFRIEIQNEPFSADHIAHMRKQVARHYQFSESDADFFVCSGILSNHAYNSNNTGESILAMQQGRPVDITEASDLDNLFGMSKIVEKYFLCYPKDLK